AGGCAAACTGTTCCTTCCACCCTCCGCTGTAATTttcacccccccgcccccatcctgttcccctctccccacaccaaCCACCATCAAGCCCAGTAAACTAAACTCCCTTGCCTGTCAAGGCAATCTGGGCCACCCCAGTGTGGCACAGTCAGTCCATCTGGAGGACAAACACCACGTGCTGGGCCACGTTGAGCAAAAGACCAGAGCCCAGGAGAAACGGTGTCTTGTGGCCCGAGCTGCCCACCCCCCGGGAGGGAAGGCTGTCAGACAGCGAGGCGTTGACCGGCCCCTCAGTGGTATTGGCCGCCTCCGCCACCGGGGCCCTCGGGGCCAGCAGCTTGGAGAGGAGGCTGCTGAACCTGCTCACTGTGGTGGCCGCTGGCTCTGGGGACGGGCCTGGACTGGACGCGGTGAGGTTCAGCTCCTCAGGGTCCACACAGAGGCCGTCGGCGGAACGCGCAAAGGCCACCTGGCGGAGGTCCAAGCCAGCCACGGAGCCCGGGGAGGCGCACGGCACGTCCGCGGCGCGCCCAAAGCTCTCCATCCAGTCCTGCAGCCACTCCAGGCGACAGTCGCAGCGCCATGGGTTGCGGAAGAGGAAGAGGCGGCCCAAGAAGAAACCGGGCTGGAAGGCTGCCCAGGCGAGCACGGTGAGATGGTTGCCGTTCAGATGCAGGGCCAGGAGGCCCGAGAGGTTCTGGAAGGCGCCCTCTTCCACGAAGGCGATGCGGTTGCGGTCCAAGTAGAGCAGCTCGAGCTCAGCCAGCTCGGCGAACCAGGCGTGCGCCACACGGCCCAGCGCGTTGCCGCCCAGGTTGAGCGTGCGCAGGCGGCGGAGGCCGAGGAAGGCGTCGGCCGGCAGCGCGGCCAACAGGTTGTCGTTGAGCAGCAGGTGCTCCAGGGCGCTGCAGTCGCGGAAGGCGCCGCCGTGCACGGCACGGACGCGGTTGGCCTGCAGGCTGAGCGAGCGCAGGCGGAGCAGACCCAGCAGCGAGCTGGAGGCCACGGCCTCGATGCGGCTGCGCTCCAGGTGCGCATGCGTCAGGTTGGCTAGGCCACGCAGAGCGCCGGGCACGCGGCGGAACAGGTTGTCGAAGGCGGCGAGCTCGCGTAGGGCGGGCAGCTCGGCCAGGAGGCGCTCGGGCACACTGAAGAGGCGGCAGGCGGCCAGGTCAAGGCGCCGCAGGCGGCCGAGTGCGGCGAAGGTGCGCACGTGCAGGTAGCGCAGATCGCCGTTGTGCGCCAGGCGCAGCTCGGCCAGGCGCGGCAGGCCCTTGAAGGCGCCAGGCGTGATGAAGGACAGGTTGTTGTGGCGCAGCGACAGGCGGCGCAGCGACGGCAGCGTGCCGAAGGCCCGCTCGCCCAGGAAACGCAGGCCATTGCGGTCCAGGTCAATGGAGGCCGCCTCGCACGGGAACTCGGCCGGCACCCGCAAGAGGCCCGCGCGGTCGCAGCGCACCGAGCAGCCGCGCTCCACGCTGCTGCAGACGCAGGCGGCCGGGCAGGCGCTCGCGCAGGCGTCCTCGGCGGCCCGGGCGCTGGGCAGGCCGAGGACCACcgctggcgggggcgggggcggggacggaggagaggggagggaggagaaaaaacaaaaaaggaacaactgTCAGCCACAGGATCGCCCCAGGTCCAATCCTACCCGTAAGCGTGGCAGAATGCGGCCATCCACCATGTTCTCAAATGTCCCACAGAGCCCTGTCCTCCAAAGGACCTCGTTCCGCCTCCCAGACCTTACTCAGGTTTCCCCACCCATCACACCCTTCGCCTTTGCTCTCAAGTTCTGTTCATCAGCAAAACTCAGCTGGAATCCAGGCACCTGACCCAATCCTAAATCCCGCTTCCCACCACCTGTATCATGGCTTGTGCTCTCCTAGACCGCGACCTAGAGGGCTTGTTGTCTGCATGCATAGAGGGACCTGGAGGGCATCACTGTGGCCTATGCTCTAGCCCTGCACTGCCTAGTACCTAGCCCCCAGCCACATGGGGctgttgagcatttgaaatgtgactagCCTGAACTGAGGTGTGCTCgcagtgtaaaatacacaccagatccCAAAGACTTAGTACCAAAAAAAGGTGAACTATCtcatcaataatttttatattgcttacatgttgaaacgatattttagatatattgggttagtgaaaatattaaaatcaatgtCGATAgtttcttttcaccttttttATTGGGCTGCTTAGAGAATTTAAACAtgtgtggcttgcattatatttctattggtgCTGCTGTATCCCCTCCCACTGTAAGAATTCagtttttgagggcttccctgatggtgcagtggttaagaatccgcctgccaatgcaagagacacgggtttgagccctggtccaggaagatcccacatgctgtgcagcaactaagcctgtgcgccacaactactgagcctgcgagccacaactactgagcctgtgtgccacaactactgaagcccacgtgccctagaccccgtgctctgcaacaagagaagccaccgcaatgagaagcctgcgcatcgcaacaaagagtagcccccactcacggcaactagagaaagcccgcgtgcagcaacgaagacccagcacagccaaaaataaataaattaaatacatttttaaaaataataataattgaatttTTGAAAACCCCCACTGAGCAAATTAAGCCTCGTTAAGAAGGGAGAATTAGGAAACAGGTTGGGAATGAAAGTAAAGcctatcaatcttttttttttctttaagtcacTATAATTAAGCCATAAGGACAGCATACTAAATAAACTATCGATGACCTTCTTACACATCTCAAAAATTACTTGTGGACACTGTGTGGTTAATTCCATTCACCAGTCTTCGCTCTCTAGAGCCTTTTTCCCATCATCAGGGGAAGGACTGGTgcttataaattaattttgttctGAGCATTTGAATGGAGGATCAGATAAAGACTTCCAAAGCCCTCCAGGTGGCTTGCCACCTGCAGGAAAGCAGAATGGCATGGCCTGCTTCTGTATGGTAGCCAGAAGTCCCAAGCCCCATCTTCAGTTCCAATGGAAAAGGCAGGATGGAAGATGCACAAGTTTTATTTTCTGGCCAGGAACAGCTGGCAGGTGGAATGTGCTCCATCTGAAATTCCTGCAGAGGGGCAAAGGTACCCAGATGTAAAACCTGACCACTGCTATTCATAATTTCTACCTGTCCTCGACAGTACTCCCAAATTCCGGCAAACACCCTGGCTACCGTGCAGtccctcccactgtgtacacgtGATGCTGCCTTGCCTATCCAAGCCCTCGTGGGAACCTGAAGGTGTGGCCACACAAGGAGTGTGTATCAATAGATCTGCTTGCTGCTGCCTCTGTAGGTTTGCTCAGCTTCCAATGTCTTTTCAGTACATCTGTTATGGACACTCatgtttttctcagtttctaGGAAGGGGATTCAGCCCTTTCAGCCTTGGCTGGAGAACACTCAGCCCTTTGAGGAACCCTTCAGTTGTAAACTGTAGCTAGTTCAAAATTCTGATGTTCCAGAGACTTAGCTTTTCTCTCTCCCTAAGAACTGTGAACTAGACACCAAGCTTCCAGCAAAGTTCTTGGACCCTGTGCTGGGCTTGGCTGTAAACGGGGCAGCTGCTGGGCGGGACAGACACCCTGTTAGACAGGGCCAAGAATGTAACCTTAACTCCAGGCATCAGCTGGACAGAGGCAGAACCTTCTTCTATTAACTCTTCCAACTGGGTCAAGCAGAGGCATCAGATTTCCTTACAAGTAGTCCTTCATTCtactctcttctcctttctaatTAAGGGAAGTGCACTCTCAACCATATGACTCATGTTTCTGCTCCACAATAGCTAATATTGTTCCAGGCGCACTGTATGGCTCAGTAAGTATTTGCAGAATTAAATAGAATTGATGCCTCCCTCTGTAACAATCCCTGCTGGGggatgtcatttatttttaaaactttgtcaaggaattcatggaattATGACAGACAGGATACAACCAACTTGTTTGCATAATGCAAGAGATCAAAGTTTGGGCTCTTTggctgccagttttttttttttaatacatgcaACAGGGGTGGGGTGAAGCTTTTTATTGTATATCTTTTTACCTTGTACATTTTGAGCCATGTGAATGTATTACCTATTTCACAAAATAGattaaagtggtttttttttaactttaaacacTCAAGATGTCACTATTAGAGACCTATTTTCAGCCTCTGAAACTTTGATAGCCATTAGGAACAATAACTAATTTACTGGACTATTtagtgaaatttaaattaaatcaagTAAATTCTCAGAACAGACAACCAAACTCCAGTATTGGTTTACCCAATATGAAGACTAAGTATATGCCTAGTGAGCCAGAAAAACGGCACCAAagcaaaatttttatttatttatttatttatttatttatgcctgtgttgggtcttcgttgctgtgcaccggcttctcattgcggtggcttctcttgtggcggagcacaggctctaggcacgcgggcttcagtagttgtggcacgcaggttctagagcacaggctgagtagttatggcacaccggcttagttgctccgcagcacgtgggatcttcctggaccagggctcgaacccatgacccctgcattggcaggtggattcttaaccactgcgccaccagggaagtccccaaaacaaaattttaaaaaataataacatagggacttccctgacggtccagtgattaagactctgcacttccactgcagggggcgcgagttcaatccctggtcggggaactaagatcccccatgcttaTGAGGCGCCGccaattagttaattaattaaattaaagaataataaCATTTGGGTGAGTTCTGCTTGCAATAATGGCAGAGTAGCTTGTATCAGACTAACATTTCTGCTGATTACTAGTGTCAactctggaaaaatattttttaaaaattatttgaacacaacactgtaaatcaactgtacttaaatttttttaaaaaatcacttgaaGGCACTGGAGAGAAACCTAAACAGGCCACCAGAGTAGATACGCCCCTTAAATGAAAAGAAGCAAACTGAGAGGCACATTTAACTGGCTTTTCCTCTCAGGGCATTTTCAAGTCCACACTGCACATGGGCAGTAGAGCTCAAGCAGAAAGCAAGAGTCTTACTGGGCTGAGAAATTAGAGGTCAGAGTGTATAGCAGCAACAGTGGCTGGAAATTGAGGAGGGAAACCATAAGAAAGAGGGAGCCACAAAATTTGCTCACAAGCTCCCCTTAGATCTTTGTTTGAGTCCTAAAGTGCATGTATGTGGAGTGAGTCCAAGGAGCCAAGAACAGAACTCCAAGAGAACTAAACAGAGATTTCAGCAATTTCCCAGTAATGAGAAGCAGATTAAGAGTTCAAAGTCCACCAAGTTAGAAGCTCTTATAAAATACCTCGACCTTTCCATTGAAACCCTGGAGGGCCACACCTCAGGAGTAAAGACCATTTCCCAGGGCAAAGGGTAAAACGGAACTAGGCCTTCCCTAACAAAGACTGAAACCAAGCTTCCCCTGTATCAAGGGGATCTGCCAGTAGTTTAGCTGAAGGCCAGAAAGAAATTCAACACTCTTCAAAGGAAGATAAGAGGATCTAGAGTTTCTATAACTACAATCTACAATATCTGCTATACAATCAAATAATACTAGATATGTGAAGAAGAAGCAAAACACGACATTgctcaagaggaaaaaaaatagttaacaGAAGCAGACACAGTGACAGCCCAGATGTTAGAATTACAAAACAAGgatttattataattatgtttAGGAATTTATAGGAAAAGATGGATATAATGCATGAGGATATGGGGAATGTGAATTTTAGAAGTAtgggtcaattaaaaaaaaaaggtatggaaACTGTGAATATGAACCAAGTAGAAATCTTAGTACTGAAATAATAccatatctgaaattaaaaaaaaaatcactgaataagAAAAACAGCAGACTAGACACAACGgaataaatattcatgaatttGAAAGAAGTCAATAGTCAATTACCCAAAATGAAGCTCAGGGagaaaaaagattggaaaaaatATGATCAGAGCTTCAATGAcctatgggacaacatcaagcaatTAGACTAACATGCATGTATTTGCAGCcccagaggagaaaagagagagaatatggcaaaaaaataattgaagacaatttccaaaatttgattaaaaacacaaagctCAGCAAACCCCAACTAAtatcacacatgtgcacacacacacatattatctAGGCACATCacagtcaaactgctgaaaaccaaagtagaaagaaaattctttaaggcatccaaagaaaaaagacacattacataGAGTAAACATCAATTAAAAAGTGATGACTGATTTCATATCAGAAACAGTGGAGGGCATAAGACAATAGAATTATGTCTTATAAGCTgctgaaagaaaagcaaaatctggcaacccagaattctatatccaatgGAAATATCTTCAAAAATGAAGTACAATAGAGATGCTTTCAGGTTAACAAAATCTGAGAAAATGCATCTACATCAGATCTTCTGCACaacaagaaatgaagacattGTTTAGCTTGAAGGAAAATGACACTAGATGAAAGTCAGATCTacaggaaggaatgaagagcaaTGGAAATGGCAAATATGCCACTAAATATAAAAGACCTTAATTGCTTAACAGACAAGTGACTGTTGAAAGCAAAACTAACAATGTGTTGTGGAatttataacatatgtaaatgaaaaatatgacaATAGCATAAAGAATGAGAAGAAGGGTAAACTAAATTGTACTCATAAGGATCTCGTGTTACACATGAAACTGTATAAGACTAATTCAAAGTAGACCACGATACAGACTTGATGTAAGGGGTATGCACCACCAGCATAACTGCGTGGGCCACAGAAACCATGCTGCAAGCCCATCTGGGTGCTGACTGCCTcatgatgcttttaaaaatgggCATTGCAGTGGTGGTGTGGATTTCGTCAATTAAGTGGAGAATGGGGAAGCAAAGGCTTTTCCCCAAACCTTTAAGGTGGGTTTTTGTTTGGGGTGGGTTCCCCCCCCCcggatttttacttttaaatcttAAATGATATACTGCAGGCCTCAGGCATGACAGACAATGAGCAGGTGAAGAACCAATGTTCTTCATTGGTTCTTCATTGGAAAGTGTTCAAAAACTCCTGTGTTAGCTAACAAGCTTCTGAATGTATCACTGTAGTCCACAGAGAAGGCTGGGAAAGGTAGCAAGGAGATGCTGCATCAGCTACTGCAGACTTAAAGTTGGTGTCTCTTTGGACTTTAAAATTGTTCCtatgtagcttattttatttttgtttaatcaaATAAACAAGAGGGTTTttccatgggggaaaaaaagtagacCATGATAAATTAAAGATGCATATTGCAATccctagaaaataaaaaagaatctcaaCCCCTACctcacagcatacacaaaaacTTATTTTAGATggaccaaagacctaaatgtaaaagctaaaactataaagcttcttaaagataacacaggagaatatctttgtgacctagtggtaggcaaagatttcttaggggaaaaaaaaaagcattaaccataaaggaaaaaagtaataaattagattcatcaaaatttaaaagttctcctctttgaaagacacttgagagaatgaaaaaacaagccacagactgtgagaaaatatctgtatattttctctgtatatatctCATAAATGACTTGTATTCAAAATTTctgaagaactctcaaaactcaataataagaaaacaggcaacaaattataaataatttattaaataataatattcaaataaatatgtttataaataaacttatttgatgatattattaaataataaactataaataaataaatcacccaattaataaatgggcaaaatattagaa
Above is a window of Mesoplodon densirostris isolate mMesDen1 chromosome X, mMesDen1 primary haplotype, whole genome shotgun sequence DNA encoding:
- the NYX gene encoding nyctalopin, whose translation is MDGLGELKGTLEEEQYQAEPQDGSHEGLDRQGSITCTQWEGLHGSQGVCRNLGVLSRTDGAWDFWLPYRSRPCHSAFLQVASHLEGFGSLYLILHAVVLGLPSARAAEDACASACPAACVCSSVERGCSVRCDRAGLLRVPAEFPCEAASIDLDRNGLRFLGERAFGTLPSLRRLSLRHNNLSFITPGAFKGLPRLAELRLAHNGDLRYLHVRTFAALGRLRRLDLAACRLFSVPERLLAELPALRELAAFDNLFRRVPGALRGLANLTHAHLERSRIEAVASSSLLGLLRLRSLSLQANRVRAVHGGAFRDCSALEHLLLNDNLLAALPADAFLGLRRLRTLNLGGNALGRVAHAWFAELAELELLYLDRNRIAFVEEGAFQNLSGLLALHLNGNHLTVLAWAAFQPGFFLGRLFLFRNPWRCDCRLEWLQDWMESFGRAADVPCASPGSVAGLDLRQVAFARSADGLCVDPEELNLTASSPGPSPEPAATTVSRFSSLLSKLLAPRAPVAEAANTTEGPVNASLSDSLPSRGVGSSGHKTPFLLGSGLLLNVAQHVVFVLQMD